From a region of the Zingiber officinale cultivar Zhangliang chromosome 4B, Zo_v1.1, whole genome shotgun sequence genome:
- the LOC121977204 gene encoding GPI ethanolamine phosphate transferase 3-like isoform X2: MAVAGGTKWSMIRPFLVLFLLHTLAIYFFTRGFLLTRTELDSFSHCSDLAQSPCSLPFPNSPSDAPVKSNFTAGERPKDRGCWTTPSVDRLVIIVLDALRFDFVAPSTFFKDKKPWMDKLRVLQKLASEEGLSARIFKAIADPPTTSLQRLKGLTTGGLPTFIDVGNSFGAPAIVEDNLMHQLVKNGKRVLMMGDDTWMQLFPDHFNISYPYPSFDVKDLDTVDNGVIEHLIPSLYKEDWDVLIAHFLGVDHAGHIFGVESEQMINKLEQYNRILEEVVNVLKNQSGAGSLHENTFLIVMGDHGQTTNGDHGGGTAEEVETSVFAMSLKSSPTSISSVLDSDFCHPDLYGKRLCIGIFEQLDFAVTISALLGLPFPFGSIGHVDAELYALSARTWESEGTNTDGCEVLSDLAAWKQNYLKALCINSWQVQRYIDLYSTTSVIGLPLEDLYHVAQLYSEAQSSWSDTMNISCLHGDMGNNILDSLDSSFQQQIDAYSNYLRSVSKLARSAWTEFDLSFMGVGFIFMLISLGFHLVSIRRLSMLCQPYYGGMDVFVAEGRVASFLLSTAGILRLWCSISNWKFPTYELLLLFLNTIIRHGIVAGMLKETSGSTSLFTFYKFIFHTDEKDPMLIVLTYSLPIISLSILAIMISRFLSATSSRMCYRYILFIGTICSYVLISLHWVSEGGLMPSFTFLQYIGKNLAPRLVYAIGFGLLVPSVLSQFLVNGMKKSTENLSISALGLVSSWSSTIIILLGKQGPFAVLIFVSGAWCIVRSSRLESKRRDLGVLIIDPTTVIQWSLLAVCLFFYTGHWCAFDGLRYGAAFIGFDHFNIIRQGFLLAIDTFGVSHILPILGIPFIVILKLQNSNKRVSVDNIFLSLTQVFLIYGLITSTTTTLTIVCVAIQRRHLMVWGLFAPKYVFDAIGLLLTDVLILMASLYYY; the protein is encoded by the exons ATGGCGGTGGCCGGAGGAACGAAATGGAGCATGATCCGGCCTTTCTTGGTGCTCTTCCTCCTCCACACCCTCGCCATCTACTTCTTCACCCGCGGATTTCTTCTCACCCGTACCGAGCTCGACTCCTTCAGCCACTGCTCCGATCTGGCTCAATCTCCTTGCTCCCTCCCCTTCCCCAATTCTCCTTCTGACGCTCCGGTCAAATCCAATTTTACGGCAGGTGAGAGACCCAAGGATCGCGGTTGTTGGACTACGCCTTCGGTAGATCGGCTCGTCATCATCGTGCTCGACGCGCTTAG GTTTGATTTTGTTGCCCCTAGTACGTTCTTCAAAG ATAAAAAGCCCTGGATGGACAAATTGCGAGTGTTACAGAAGCTGGCCTCTGAGGAGGGACTGTCAGCCAGAATTTTTAAGGCCATTGCAGACCCTCCGACCACTAGCTTACAGAGGTTGAAG GGATTAACAACGGGAGGACTTCCGACATTCATTGATGTTGGCAATAGTTTTGGAGCACCAGCAATTGTGGAAGATAATCTGATGCATCAG TTGGTGAAAAATGGAAAAAGGGTGCTGATGATGGGTGATGACACATGGATGCAGCTGTTTCCTGATCATTTTAATATATCTTATCCTTACCCTTCCTTTGACGTGAAAGATCTTGATACA GTTGATAATGGTGTCATTGAACATTTGATTCCATCATTGTACAAAGAAGATTGGGATGTACTCATTGCTCATTTCCTTGGTGTT GATCATGCTGGGCACATATTTGGCGTTGAGTCTGAACAGATGATAAACAAGTTGGAACAATATAACAGGATTCTTGAG GAAGTTGTTAACGTGCTGAAGAACCAATCTGGGGCAGGTTCCCTGCATGAGAACACTTTTCTCATTGTAATGGGTGATCATGGCCAAACCACTAATGGTGATCATGGCGGTGGTACAGCTGAAGAG GTGGAAACATCAGTCTTTGCAATGAGTTTAAAAAGCTCCCCAACTTCAATATCATCTGTTCTGGATTCAGATTTCTGCCACCCTGATTTG TATGGGAAAAGGTTATGCATTGGCATCTTTGAGCAG CTTGACTTTGCAGTAACTATTTCAGCTCTCCTTGGTCTTCCATTTCCTTTTGGAAG TATTGGGCATGTTGATGCTGAACTGTATGCATTAAGTGCTCGTACATGGGAAAGTGAAGGGACAAACACAGATGGTTGTGAAGTATTATCAGATTTGGCAGCATGGAAGCAAAACTACTTAAAAGCTCTATGCATAAACAGCTGGCAG GTACAAAGATATATTGATCTCTACTCTACCACATCAGTTATCGGGTTGCCTTTGGAAGATTTATACCATGTAGCTCAATTGTACAGTGAAGCTCAGAGTAGCTGGTCAGATACTATGAACATCAGTTGCTTACATGGGGATATGGGCAACAATATTCTGGATAGTTTAGATTCCTCTTTTCAACAGCAAATTGATGCATATTCAAACTACTTACGAAGTGTTTCCAAGCTTGCTCGATCAGCATGGACTGAGTTTGATTTAAGCTTCATGGGTGTTGGCTTCATTTTTATGCTGATTTCTCTTGGCTTTCACCTAGTATCAATTAGAAGATTGAGCATGCTCTGTCAACCCTATTATGGTGGGATGGATGTATTTG TGGCAGAAGGAAGAGTTGCAAGCTTTCTTTTGTCGACTGCTGGCATTCTCAGATTATGGTGTTCAATCAGCAACTGGAAGTTTCCAACTTAT GAACTTTTGCTTCTTTTTCTAAACACCATTATCAGACATGGCATAGTTGCTGGAATGTTAAAGGAGACTTCTGGTTCCACCTCTTTATTTACATTCTACAAATTTATTTTCCATACTGATGAGAAAGATCCTATGTTGATAGTTTTGACATACAGTTTACCCATAATCTCACTATCCATTTTAGCAATCATGATTTCTAGGTTCCTTTCTGCAACATCTTCTCGGATGTGCTATAGATATATCCTCTTTATTGGAACCATATGTAGCTATGTTCTCATATCATTACATTGGGTCTCAGAGGGCGGGTTGATGCCCAGTTTCACATTTTTGCAATATATTGGGAAGAACTTAGCCCCTCGGCTAGTTTATGCTATTGGATTTGGACTTCTAGTTCCATCAGTTCTCTCTCAGTTTCTTGTCAATGGTATGAAAAAGTCAACAGAAAACCTATCAATTTCAGCTCTGGGTTTGGTTTCTTCATGGAGCTCAACCATCATTATTCTACTGGGAAAGCAAGGTCCTTTTGCTGTTTTGATTTTTGTAAGCGGAG CATGGTGTATAGTAAGATCATCGAGGTTAGAATCCAAGAGAAGGGATTTGGGAGTCTTGATCATTGATCCTACAACTGTTATTCAATGGAGCCTTTTAGCTGTCTGTTTATTCTTCTACACTGGTCATTG GTGTGCATTTGATGGCTTGCGGTATGGTGCAGCTTTTATTGG ATTTGATCATTTCAATATCATCCGTCAAGGTTTTCTACTGGCAATAGATACTTTTGGTGTCTCCCACATCCTTCCTATTCTTGGTATTCCATTTATTGTCATACTCAAGTTGCAGAATAGTAATAAAAGAGTGTCTGTGGATAATATATTCCTCAGCTTGACTCAG GTATTCTTAATTTACGGGCTTATAACTTCTACAACCACCACTCTGACGATCGTATGCGTTGCAATTCAAAGAAGGCATCTAATG GTTTGGGGATTATTTGCACCAAAATATGTCTTCGATGCAATCGGCCTTCTTCTAACAGACGTATTAATTCTCATGGCTTCTCTATACTACTACTGA
- the LOC121977204 gene encoding GPI ethanolamine phosphate transferase 3-like isoform X1, with protein sequence MAVAGGTKWSMIRPFLVLFLLHTLAIYFFTRGFLLTRTELDSFSHCSDLAQSPCSLPFPNSPSDAPVKSNFTAGERPKDRGCWTTPSVDRLVIIVLDALRFDFVAPSTFFKDKKPWMDKLRVLQKLASEEGLSARIFKAIADPPTTSLQRLKGLTTGGLPTFIDVGNSFGAPAIVEDNLMHQLVKNGKRVLMMGDDTWMQLFPDHFNISYPYPSFDVKDLDTVDNGVIEHLIPSLYKEDWDVLIAHFLGVDHAGHIFGVESEQMINKLEQYNRILEEVVNVLKNQSGAGSLHENTFLIVMGDHGQTTNGDHGGGTAEEVETSVFAMSLKSSPTSISSVLDSDFCHPDLYGKRLCIGIFEQLDFAVTISALLGLPFPFGSIGHVDAELYALSARTWESEGTNTDGCEVLSDLAAWKQNYLKALCINSWQVQRYIDLYSTTSVIGLPLEDLYHVAQLYSEAQSSWSDTMNISCLHGDMGNNILDSLDSSFQQQIDAYSNYLRSVSKLARSAWTEFDLSFMGVGFIFMLISLGFHLVSIRRLSMLCQPYYGGMDVFGIRFSLVSAFLLVAIRAASFLSNSYILAEGRVASFLLSTAGILRLWCSISNWKFPTYELLLLFLNTIIRHGIVAGMLKETSGSTSLFTFYKFIFHTDEKDPMLIVLTYSLPIISLSILAIMISRFLSATSSRMCYRYILFIGTICSYVLISLHWVSEGGLMPSFTFLQYIGKNLAPRLVYAIGFGLLVPSVLSQFLVNGMKKSTENLSISALGLVSSWSSTIIILLGKQGPFAVLIFVSGAWCIVRSSRLESKRRDLGVLIIDPTTVIQWSLLAVCLFFYTGHWCAFDGLRYGAAFIGFDHFNIIRQGFLLAIDTFGVSHILPILGIPFIVILKLQNSNKRVSVDNIFLSLTQVFLIYGLITSTTTTLTIVCVAIQRRHLMVWGLFAPKYVFDAIGLLLTDVLILMASLYYY encoded by the exons ATGGCGGTGGCCGGAGGAACGAAATGGAGCATGATCCGGCCTTTCTTGGTGCTCTTCCTCCTCCACACCCTCGCCATCTACTTCTTCACCCGCGGATTTCTTCTCACCCGTACCGAGCTCGACTCCTTCAGCCACTGCTCCGATCTGGCTCAATCTCCTTGCTCCCTCCCCTTCCCCAATTCTCCTTCTGACGCTCCGGTCAAATCCAATTTTACGGCAGGTGAGAGACCCAAGGATCGCGGTTGTTGGACTACGCCTTCGGTAGATCGGCTCGTCATCATCGTGCTCGACGCGCTTAG GTTTGATTTTGTTGCCCCTAGTACGTTCTTCAAAG ATAAAAAGCCCTGGATGGACAAATTGCGAGTGTTACAGAAGCTGGCCTCTGAGGAGGGACTGTCAGCCAGAATTTTTAAGGCCATTGCAGACCCTCCGACCACTAGCTTACAGAGGTTGAAG GGATTAACAACGGGAGGACTTCCGACATTCATTGATGTTGGCAATAGTTTTGGAGCACCAGCAATTGTGGAAGATAATCTGATGCATCAG TTGGTGAAAAATGGAAAAAGGGTGCTGATGATGGGTGATGACACATGGATGCAGCTGTTTCCTGATCATTTTAATATATCTTATCCTTACCCTTCCTTTGACGTGAAAGATCTTGATACA GTTGATAATGGTGTCATTGAACATTTGATTCCATCATTGTACAAAGAAGATTGGGATGTACTCATTGCTCATTTCCTTGGTGTT GATCATGCTGGGCACATATTTGGCGTTGAGTCTGAACAGATGATAAACAAGTTGGAACAATATAACAGGATTCTTGAG GAAGTTGTTAACGTGCTGAAGAACCAATCTGGGGCAGGTTCCCTGCATGAGAACACTTTTCTCATTGTAATGGGTGATCATGGCCAAACCACTAATGGTGATCATGGCGGTGGTACAGCTGAAGAG GTGGAAACATCAGTCTTTGCAATGAGTTTAAAAAGCTCCCCAACTTCAATATCATCTGTTCTGGATTCAGATTTCTGCCACCCTGATTTG TATGGGAAAAGGTTATGCATTGGCATCTTTGAGCAG CTTGACTTTGCAGTAACTATTTCAGCTCTCCTTGGTCTTCCATTTCCTTTTGGAAG TATTGGGCATGTTGATGCTGAACTGTATGCATTAAGTGCTCGTACATGGGAAAGTGAAGGGACAAACACAGATGGTTGTGAAGTATTATCAGATTTGGCAGCATGGAAGCAAAACTACTTAAAAGCTCTATGCATAAACAGCTGGCAG GTACAAAGATATATTGATCTCTACTCTACCACATCAGTTATCGGGTTGCCTTTGGAAGATTTATACCATGTAGCTCAATTGTACAGTGAAGCTCAGAGTAGCTGGTCAGATACTATGAACATCAGTTGCTTACATGGGGATATGGGCAACAATATTCTGGATAGTTTAGATTCCTCTTTTCAACAGCAAATTGATGCATATTCAAACTACTTACGAAGTGTTTCCAAGCTTGCTCGATCAGCATGGACTGAGTTTGATTTAAGCTTCATGGGTGTTGGCTTCATTTTTATGCTGATTTCTCTTGGCTTTCACCTAGTATCAATTAGAAGATTGAGCATGCTCTGTCAACCCTATTATGGTGGGATGGATGTATTTGGTATTCGTTTTAGCCTGGTTTCTGCTTTTCTGTTGGTGGCAATTCGAGCAGCTAGTTTTCTGTCAAATAGTTATATTT TGGCAGAAGGAAGAGTTGCAAGCTTTCTTTTGTCGACTGCTGGCATTCTCAGATTATGGTGTTCAATCAGCAACTGGAAGTTTCCAACTTAT GAACTTTTGCTTCTTTTTCTAAACACCATTATCAGACATGGCATAGTTGCTGGAATGTTAAAGGAGACTTCTGGTTCCACCTCTTTATTTACATTCTACAAATTTATTTTCCATACTGATGAGAAAGATCCTATGTTGATAGTTTTGACATACAGTTTACCCATAATCTCACTATCCATTTTAGCAATCATGATTTCTAGGTTCCTTTCTGCAACATCTTCTCGGATGTGCTATAGATATATCCTCTTTATTGGAACCATATGTAGCTATGTTCTCATATCATTACATTGGGTCTCAGAGGGCGGGTTGATGCCCAGTTTCACATTTTTGCAATATATTGGGAAGAACTTAGCCCCTCGGCTAGTTTATGCTATTGGATTTGGACTTCTAGTTCCATCAGTTCTCTCTCAGTTTCTTGTCAATGGTATGAAAAAGTCAACAGAAAACCTATCAATTTCAGCTCTGGGTTTGGTTTCTTCATGGAGCTCAACCATCATTATTCTACTGGGAAAGCAAGGTCCTTTTGCTGTTTTGATTTTTGTAAGCGGAG CATGGTGTATAGTAAGATCATCGAGGTTAGAATCCAAGAGAAGGGATTTGGGAGTCTTGATCATTGATCCTACAACTGTTATTCAATGGAGCCTTTTAGCTGTCTGTTTATTCTTCTACACTGGTCATTG GTGTGCATTTGATGGCTTGCGGTATGGTGCAGCTTTTATTGG ATTTGATCATTTCAATATCATCCGTCAAGGTTTTCTACTGGCAATAGATACTTTTGGTGTCTCCCACATCCTTCCTATTCTTGGTATTCCATTTATTGTCATACTCAAGTTGCAGAATAGTAATAAAAGAGTGTCTGTGGATAATATATTCCTCAGCTTGACTCAG GTATTCTTAATTTACGGGCTTATAACTTCTACAACCACCACTCTGACGATCGTATGCGTTGCAATTCAAAGAAGGCATCTAATG GTTTGGGGATTATTTGCACCAAAATATGTCTTCGATGCAATCGGCCTTCTTCTAACAGACGTATTAATTCTCATGGCTTCTCTATACTACTACTGA
- the LOC121977204 gene encoding GPI ethanolamine phosphate transferase 3-like isoform X3, with protein MDKLRVLQKLASEEGLSARIFKAIADPPTTSLQRLKGLTTGGLPTFIDVGNSFGAPAIVEDNLMHQLVKNGKRVLMMGDDTWMQLFPDHFNISYPYPSFDVKDLDTVDNGVIEHLIPSLYKEDWDVLIAHFLGVDHAGHIFGVESEQMINKLEQYNRILEEVVNVLKNQSGAGSLHENTFLIVMGDHGQTTNGDHGGGTAEEVETSVFAMSLKSSPTSISSVLDSDFCHPDLYGKRLCIGIFEQLDFAVTISALLGLPFPFGSIGHVDAELYALSARTWESEGTNTDGCEVLSDLAAWKQNYLKALCINSWQVQRYIDLYSTTSVIGLPLEDLYHVAQLYSEAQSSWSDTMNISCLHGDMGNNILDSLDSSFQQQIDAYSNYLRSVSKLARSAWTEFDLSFMGVGFIFMLISLGFHLVSIRRLSMLCQPYYGGMDVFGIRFSLVSAFLLVAIRAASFLSNSYILAEGRVASFLLSTAGILRLWCSISNWKFPTYELLLLFLNTIIRHGIVAGMLKETSGSTSLFTFYKFIFHTDEKDPMLIVLTYSLPIISLSILAIMISRFLSATSSRMCYRYILFIGTICSYVLISLHWVSEGGLMPSFTFLQYIGKNLAPRLVYAIGFGLLVPSVLSQFLVNGMKKSTENLSISALGLVSSWSSTIIILLGKQGPFAVLIFVSGAWCIVRSSRLESKRRDLGVLIIDPTTVIQWSLLAVCLFFYTGHWCAFDGLRYGAAFIGFDHFNIIRQGFLLAIDTFGVSHILPILGIPFIVILKLQNSNKRVSVDNIFLSLTQVFLIYGLITSTTTTLTIVCVAIQRRHLMVWGLFAPKYVFDAIGLLLTDVLILMASLYYY; from the exons ATGGACAAATTGCGAGTGTTACAGAAGCTGGCCTCTGAGGAGGGACTGTCAGCCAGAATTTTTAAGGCCATTGCAGACCCTCCGACCACTAGCTTACAGAGGTTGAAG GGATTAACAACGGGAGGACTTCCGACATTCATTGATGTTGGCAATAGTTTTGGAGCACCAGCAATTGTGGAAGATAATCTGATGCATCAG TTGGTGAAAAATGGAAAAAGGGTGCTGATGATGGGTGATGACACATGGATGCAGCTGTTTCCTGATCATTTTAATATATCTTATCCTTACCCTTCCTTTGACGTGAAAGATCTTGATACA GTTGATAATGGTGTCATTGAACATTTGATTCCATCATTGTACAAAGAAGATTGGGATGTACTCATTGCTCATTTCCTTGGTGTT GATCATGCTGGGCACATATTTGGCGTTGAGTCTGAACAGATGATAAACAAGTTGGAACAATATAACAGGATTCTTGAG GAAGTTGTTAACGTGCTGAAGAACCAATCTGGGGCAGGTTCCCTGCATGAGAACACTTTTCTCATTGTAATGGGTGATCATGGCCAAACCACTAATGGTGATCATGGCGGTGGTACAGCTGAAGAG GTGGAAACATCAGTCTTTGCAATGAGTTTAAAAAGCTCCCCAACTTCAATATCATCTGTTCTGGATTCAGATTTCTGCCACCCTGATTTG TATGGGAAAAGGTTATGCATTGGCATCTTTGAGCAG CTTGACTTTGCAGTAACTATTTCAGCTCTCCTTGGTCTTCCATTTCCTTTTGGAAG TATTGGGCATGTTGATGCTGAACTGTATGCATTAAGTGCTCGTACATGGGAAAGTGAAGGGACAAACACAGATGGTTGTGAAGTATTATCAGATTTGGCAGCATGGAAGCAAAACTACTTAAAAGCTCTATGCATAAACAGCTGGCAG GTACAAAGATATATTGATCTCTACTCTACCACATCAGTTATCGGGTTGCCTTTGGAAGATTTATACCATGTAGCTCAATTGTACAGTGAAGCTCAGAGTAGCTGGTCAGATACTATGAACATCAGTTGCTTACATGGGGATATGGGCAACAATATTCTGGATAGTTTAGATTCCTCTTTTCAACAGCAAATTGATGCATATTCAAACTACTTACGAAGTGTTTCCAAGCTTGCTCGATCAGCATGGACTGAGTTTGATTTAAGCTTCATGGGTGTTGGCTTCATTTTTATGCTGATTTCTCTTGGCTTTCACCTAGTATCAATTAGAAGATTGAGCATGCTCTGTCAACCCTATTATGGTGGGATGGATGTATTTGGTATTCGTTTTAGCCTGGTTTCTGCTTTTCTGTTGGTGGCAATTCGAGCAGCTAGTTTTCTGTCAAATAGTTATATTT TGGCAGAAGGAAGAGTTGCAAGCTTTCTTTTGTCGACTGCTGGCATTCTCAGATTATGGTGTTCAATCAGCAACTGGAAGTTTCCAACTTAT GAACTTTTGCTTCTTTTTCTAAACACCATTATCAGACATGGCATAGTTGCTGGAATGTTAAAGGAGACTTCTGGTTCCACCTCTTTATTTACATTCTACAAATTTATTTTCCATACTGATGAGAAAGATCCTATGTTGATAGTTTTGACATACAGTTTACCCATAATCTCACTATCCATTTTAGCAATCATGATTTCTAGGTTCCTTTCTGCAACATCTTCTCGGATGTGCTATAGATATATCCTCTTTATTGGAACCATATGTAGCTATGTTCTCATATCATTACATTGGGTCTCAGAGGGCGGGTTGATGCCCAGTTTCACATTTTTGCAATATATTGGGAAGAACTTAGCCCCTCGGCTAGTTTATGCTATTGGATTTGGACTTCTAGTTCCATCAGTTCTCTCTCAGTTTCTTGTCAATGGTATGAAAAAGTCAACAGAAAACCTATCAATTTCAGCTCTGGGTTTGGTTTCTTCATGGAGCTCAACCATCATTATTCTACTGGGAAAGCAAGGTCCTTTTGCTGTTTTGATTTTTGTAAGCGGAG CATGGTGTATAGTAAGATCATCGAGGTTAGAATCCAAGAGAAGGGATTTGGGAGTCTTGATCATTGATCCTACAACTGTTATTCAATGGAGCCTTTTAGCTGTCTGTTTATTCTTCTACACTGGTCATTG GTGTGCATTTGATGGCTTGCGGTATGGTGCAGCTTTTATTGG ATTTGATCATTTCAATATCATCCGTCAAGGTTTTCTACTGGCAATAGATACTTTTGGTGTCTCCCACATCCTTCCTATTCTTGGTATTCCATTTATTGTCATACTCAAGTTGCAGAATAGTAATAAAAGAGTGTCTGTGGATAATATATTCCTCAGCTTGACTCAG GTATTCTTAATTTACGGGCTTATAACTTCTACAACCACCACTCTGACGATCGTATGCGTTGCAATTCAAAGAAGGCATCTAATG GTTTGGGGATTATTTGCACCAAAATATGTCTTCGATGCAATCGGCCTTCTTCTAACAGACGTATTAATTCTCATGGCTTCTCTATACTACTACTGA
- the LOC121977204 gene encoding GPI ethanolamine phosphate transferase 3-like isoform X4, which yields MHQLVKNGKRVLMMGDDTWMQLFPDHFNISYPYPSFDVKDLDTVDNGVIEHLIPSLYKEDWDVLIAHFLGVDHAGHIFGVESEQMINKLEQYNRILEEVVNVLKNQSGAGSLHENTFLIVMGDHGQTTNGDHGGGTAEEVETSVFAMSLKSSPTSISSVLDSDFCHPDLYGKRLCIGIFEQLDFAVTISALLGLPFPFGSIGHVDAELYALSARTWESEGTNTDGCEVLSDLAAWKQNYLKALCINSWQVQRYIDLYSTTSVIGLPLEDLYHVAQLYSEAQSSWSDTMNISCLHGDMGNNILDSLDSSFQQQIDAYSNYLRSVSKLARSAWTEFDLSFMGVGFIFMLISLGFHLVSIRRLSMLCQPYYGGMDVFGIRFSLVSAFLLVAIRAASFLSNSYILAEGRVASFLLSTAGILRLWCSISNWKFPTYELLLLFLNTIIRHGIVAGMLKETSGSTSLFTFYKFIFHTDEKDPMLIVLTYSLPIISLSILAIMISRFLSATSSRMCYRYILFIGTICSYVLISLHWVSEGGLMPSFTFLQYIGKNLAPRLVYAIGFGLLVPSVLSQFLVNGMKKSTENLSISALGLVSSWSSTIIILLGKQGPFAVLIFVSGAWCIVRSSRLESKRRDLGVLIIDPTTVIQWSLLAVCLFFYTGHWCAFDGLRYGAAFIGFDHFNIIRQGFLLAIDTFGVSHILPILGIPFIVILKLQNSNKRVSVDNIFLSLTQVFLIYGLITSTTTTLTIVCVAIQRRHLMVWGLFAPKYVFDAIGLLLTDVLILMASLYYY from the exons ATGCATCAG TTGGTGAAAAATGGAAAAAGGGTGCTGATGATGGGTGATGACACATGGATGCAGCTGTTTCCTGATCATTTTAATATATCTTATCCTTACCCTTCCTTTGACGTGAAAGATCTTGATACA GTTGATAATGGTGTCATTGAACATTTGATTCCATCATTGTACAAAGAAGATTGGGATGTACTCATTGCTCATTTCCTTGGTGTT GATCATGCTGGGCACATATTTGGCGTTGAGTCTGAACAGATGATAAACAAGTTGGAACAATATAACAGGATTCTTGAG GAAGTTGTTAACGTGCTGAAGAACCAATCTGGGGCAGGTTCCCTGCATGAGAACACTTTTCTCATTGTAATGGGTGATCATGGCCAAACCACTAATGGTGATCATGGCGGTGGTACAGCTGAAGAG GTGGAAACATCAGTCTTTGCAATGAGTTTAAAAAGCTCCCCAACTTCAATATCATCTGTTCTGGATTCAGATTTCTGCCACCCTGATTTG TATGGGAAAAGGTTATGCATTGGCATCTTTGAGCAG CTTGACTTTGCAGTAACTATTTCAGCTCTCCTTGGTCTTCCATTTCCTTTTGGAAG TATTGGGCATGTTGATGCTGAACTGTATGCATTAAGTGCTCGTACATGGGAAAGTGAAGGGACAAACACAGATGGTTGTGAAGTATTATCAGATTTGGCAGCATGGAAGCAAAACTACTTAAAAGCTCTATGCATAAACAGCTGGCAG GTACAAAGATATATTGATCTCTACTCTACCACATCAGTTATCGGGTTGCCTTTGGAAGATTTATACCATGTAGCTCAATTGTACAGTGAAGCTCAGAGTAGCTGGTCAGATACTATGAACATCAGTTGCTTACATGGGGATATGGGCAACAATATTCTGGATAGTTTAGATTCCTCTTTTCAACAGCAAATTGATGCATATTCAAACTACTTACGAAGTGTTTCCAAGCTTGCTCGATCAGCATGGACTGAGTTTGATTTAAGCTTCATGGGTGTTGGCTTCATTTTTATGCTGATTTCTCTTGGCTTTCACCTAGTATCAATTAGAAGATTGAGCATGCTCTGTCAACCCTATTATGGTGGGATGGATGTATTTGGTATTCGTTTTAGCCTGGTTTCTGCTTTTCTGTTGGTGGCAATTCGAGCAGCTAGTTTTCTGTCAAATAGTTATATTT TGGCAGAAGGAAGAGTTGCAAGCTTTCTTTTGTCGACTGCTGGCATTCTCAGATTATGGTGTTCAATCAGCAACTGGAAGTTTCCAACTTAT GAACTTTTGCTTCTTTTTCTAAACACCATTATCAGACATGGCATAGTTGCTGGAATGTTAAAGGAGACTTCTGGTTCCACCTCTTTATTTACATTCTACAAATTTATTTTCCATACTGATGAGAAAGATCCTATGTTGATAGTTTTGACATACAGTTTACCCATAATCTCACTATCCATTTTAGCAATCATGATTTCTAGGTTCCTTTCTGCAACATCTTCTCGGATGTGCTATAGATATATCCTCTTTATTGGAACCATATGTAGCTATGTTCTCATATCATTACATTGGGTCTCAGAGGGCGGGTTGATGCCCAGTTTCACATTTTTGCAATATATTGGGAAGAACTTAGCCCCTCGGCTAGTTTATGCTATTGGATTTGGACTTCTAGTTCCATCAGTTCTCTCTCAGTTTCTTGTCAATGGTATGAAAAAGTCAACAGAAAACCTATCAATTTCAGCTCTGGGTTTGGTTTCTTCATGGAGCTCAACCATCATTATTCTACTGGGAAAGCAAGGTCCTTTTGCTGTTTTGATTTTTGTAAGCGGAG CATGGTGTATAGTAAGATCATCGAGGTTAGAATCCAAGAGAAGGGATTTGGGAGTCTTGATCATTGATCCTACAACTGTTATTCAATGGAGCCTTTTAGCTGTCTGTTTATTCTTCTACACTGGTCATTG GTGTGCATTTGATGGCTTGCGGTATGGTGCAGCTTTTATTGG ATTTGATCATTTCAATATCATCCGTCAAGGTTTTCTACTGGCAATAGATACTTTTGGTGTCTCCCACATCCTTCCTATTCTTGGTATTCCATTTATTGTCATACTCAAGTTGCAGAATAGTAATAAAAGAGTGTCTGTGGATAATATATTCCTCAGCTTGACTCAG GTATTCTTAATTTACGGGCTTATAACTTCTACAACCACCACTCTGACGATCGTATGCGTTGCAATTCAAAGAAGGCATCTAATG GTTTGGGGATTATTTGCACCAAAATATGTCTTCGATGCAATCGGCCTTCTTCTAACAGACGTATTAATTCTCATGGCTTCTCTATACTACTACTGA